The genomic segment TTTTAGCAACGTTGATTCTACTTGAGAATTTAGACGTTAGATTAGATTGAACAACCACTAGGCTGAAACTCAGACGAGGAAGAGGATTGATTTTAATCCCTTCCCCTTCAATTTTCCATTTCAATCTTATGAAAAGAATACAACGTTATCGTCTTCTATTTTTAGACATTTTAAAGCATCTGGGTTATTTGTGGACGAGAAACCGGGTTTACAAACGGATGTGGCGAGCCCTTCCTCTTGTCCTATTGGGTTTAGTCGTGATGGAATTATCGACCTCTGGGACAGGTTTAGCAGGGTTGTCTGTGGGTCGCCTCAGTCGAGCAGAACTCGCCCCTACATCGGGTCAATTAATAGCCAGTCGTGTCAATTGGAAGACGGAGGTTAACCAGGTCGAGAAGGAATGGGAATCGGACTATGAAAGCTATTTTAGTCAAAATTTAACCGATAGCAAACTCACGGCTCCTGATATTGCCCAAATTTTAGCTCAAATCAGCCAAAAAACGAGAACAAAACCGGCTGTGCTTTGGGTCGTTCCTGAACCTGAAGGATTAGTGTTAGTTTTGATTACCCCCGGAAAAGAACCCTTGGGTCAAATTCAATCGAATATTAAACCAGAACAGTTGAGAACTGGGGTGATCAATTTATATCAAGAATTGACTAATCCTCGCAAATTACAAAGTCGTTCTTATCTTGAACCTTCTCAACAATTATATAACGCCATTATTAAACCCATTGAAGCGCAGTTAGAAGCCGAAAAGATTGATACCTTATTATTTTGTTTGGGGGCGGGATTACGAACCCTTCCTTTAGGGGTTTTACATGATGGAGAGCGTTTTTTAATTGAAAAATATGCTCTAACTCGAATTCCGGCTTTTAATCTGATGAATCTAAATTATGAACCTCTAAAAGATGCTTTGGTTTTAGCCATGGGAGCCTCAGAATTTAAAAATCAAAATCCCTTACCTGCGGTTCCTTTTGAATTAGCTACAATTGTTAACTCGGATGGGATGAATGGTATCATCCGTCTTCCGATTGAAAATCCGCAGAATTCAGGACAATGGCAAGGACAATCTTATCTTAATCAAGGGTTTACGGTCGATCATTTAAAACGTCTATTAAGCTTCAGTCCCTATAGAATTGTTCATTTAGCGACCCATGCAGAATTTAAGCCGGGAAAACCCGGAAATTCCTATATTCAATTTTGGGATGAGCAACTCAAATTAGATCAAATGGGTCAATTTAATTGGAAGAATCCCCCGATTGAATTATTAGTATTAAGTGCTTGTAAAACGGCAGTTGGGGATAAAGATGCAGAATTAGGATTTGCAGGATTAGCATTTCAGTCGGGGGTAAAAACAGCTTTAGCAAGTTTGTGGTATGTTAGCGACACAGGAACTTTAGCCTTAATGAGTGAGTTTTATCAACAGTTGAAAACCTCCTCCACCAAAGCTAAAGCTTTACAACAAACTCAAATTCGGATGTTAAAAGGGGATGTGCGTTTACAACAGGGAGAATTATTCTTGTCACGGGGTGAAATATCTTTACCCCCTGAAATTGTACAGCCCGGAATCGATAACCTTTCCCATCCTTATTATTGGGCGGCATTTACATTAATTGGCAGTCCTTGGTAGGGTTAGATTAAATACTAGGGAACAGGGAACAGGGAACAGGGAACAGTAAGCATTGAAAGGGTTTTAGGATTTAGAATTGTTAAACACTTTAATGCGTAGCACTATATAAAGCGGAATTATGCCTCAAACCATTTGGATAGCACGACATGGAAATCGGATTGATTTTGTCAATCCCGCTTGGTTTAATACCGCAGAACGACGTTATGACCCCCATTTATCCGAGGATGGGGAAATTCAGGCGCAACAATTAGCTAATCGTTTAGTCGGGGAAGGAATTACTCAAATTATTGCTTCTCCGTTTTTAAGAACAGTCCAAACTGCGAATGCTGTTGCTGAACGGTTAGATTTATCGATTAAGTTAGATTGGGGATTAGGAGAATGGTTAAATCCTGATTGGATGAGTTTTCCTGAAACCTTACCCCCAGAAATTTTAGCTCAGAAATTCCCTAGAATTGATTTATCCTATCCTGTCGGAGTTTTTCAGTATCCTGAAACCTGGGAAGCGTGTTTAAAACGAACAGCCAACACAGCAAAACGTTTAGTAACAACGTTTCCCCAGGATGATTTATTATTCGTTGGACATGGTGCTTCTGTATTAGGAACAGCCATGGGATTGATTCCGAGTTTAAAAGAAAACGAGATGAAAGCCACCTTATGTTGTTTATTCAAATTGGTTCAAAATCAAAATCAATGGATACTAGAACTCAAGGGTGATACTTCCCATCTTACCGAAGCAGAAACCGTAATTCGGTTTAATTAATAGTAGGGAACAGGGAACAAGAAATTACGAATTACGAATTACGAATTACGAATAAATACTGAATTCAGGTTTTAAGGGGTATGGTGATCGCTCTAACAAAATTTTAGGGGGAGAAAATTAACTCCCCCGACTACTTGATTAGAGAGAATTATTAGCGGAAAAGTCCTCCGCCGTAATTAAAGCACTATTGACACCCAAGAGTTTAGCAACTTGTTGTTGAGTGCTCGTTACTGCCAGAATGGTATTGCCATTTTCCGACGTAATTTGTAACTGAGCAAAGGTCAATCCTCCGGTGAAAACAATTCGGTCTGACCCATCTTGGAAATCAGTAATCGTTTCCAGGTCAAATTGAGTCGTAATATAAAAATCATCATTGCCATTGCCTCCAGTCAGGGTATCAAGACCTTCAGCACCAACGAGGATGTCATTAGACATCTCCAAAATAGAAAAAAGGAGGGGTAAAAAGATGATAAAATTAAATTTTACCCCGGATTAGAGATGAGTAAATTAAGAGACTATCTGGACAAGAATCCCCAGCAAGCAAAAAGGCTATTAGGGATGGAATATGAACAGATGATAGAACTCATTCAAGCTGCGGAGTTATTAGAAGAAGAAAAACGACAGGAAAAAGAAAAAACTAAAATCAGGTTGATTAAAGCAGGTGGGGGTCGTCGGCAGAAATTATCTGTGGAGGAACAAATCTTACTGACTCTAATTTATCTGCATCAAATGCCGACATTTCAAATGTTAGGGTTACAGTTTGAAGTCAGTGAATCAACAGCGAATGATATTTTCCATAACTGGATAAAAATCTTGAGAGAATTACTACCAGCGAGTTTGCTAGAGCAAGTAAAAAAAAACGAGAGTGATTGGGAGTGGGTAGAAAAAATTCTGGTGGAATTTGAGTTAGTAGTAGATAGCTATGAACAGCCCAGGGAAAGACCAACAGACAATGAAGAGCAGAAAAAATATTACTCAGGAAAGAAAAAGACACATACCTTTAAAAATCAAGTCATTGTCATGCCAAATGGAAAAGAAATAGTGGATGTAGCTGTGGGTTATACCGGAGCAACAAGTGATCTGAAATTGTGGAGAGAAAGAAGCCAGGAATTGGGGAATAATCAAAAATACAGAGGGGATAAAGCTTATGTAGGAGAAACAGCAATTAATACACCGTATAAGAAACCGAGGAATCAAGAGATGTCGGCGGAAAAGCGAGAAGAAAATCGGTTAAAAGCCCAACAAAGGATTGTAGTTGAACATTTAATAAGACTGATAAAAATTTATCGAGTTGCTTCAGAAAGATTTCGGTTAAAGAGGCAAAATTATGAAGCAGTAATCTTGACAGTATGTGGATTAATAAGATGGCGAATAGGAGCGATTGTATTACCATCTAAGAATTGCCCAGAATTCTTTTGAGAAATAATTGTATATCAGAGATAAAATTCATTAGTTATTATTAATGTGACTGAAAAAGCCTATGAATCCGTTACTTTTGGAGAAGCCGGCACAGGAGTGCTAGAGATTCCAAAAGTAGCGATAGAGGGCATTTGGAGATTTTCGGAGATGTCTATTTAATATCTGAGTGAAACTGCCATTGGTGTTCTGAAAGTTTTCGATCGCTCCACTGCCGACTCCAATAAAAGCATCCAAGTCCCCATCCCTGTCAAGATCGGCAAAACTGGGGACACTATTGAAACCAACAAAGACTCCATTGAAAGGGTTAGCTGTTCCGGTTTGCTGAGTGAAACTGCCATTGGTATTCTGAAAGTATTCGATCGCGCCTGATTTGCTCCCAACAAAAGCATCCAAGTCCCCATCTTTGTCAATATCGGCAAAACTGGGGGTGGACTCCTCCACACTGATACCATTGAAAGGGTTGGCTGTTCCGGTTTGCTGAGTGAAACTGCCATTGGTGTTCTGAAAGTATTCGATACTGCCTAGTCTGCTCCCAATAAAAGCATCTAAGTCCCCATCTTTGTCAATATCGGCAAAAGCCGGAGCCGCATTATTACCTACATCTATACCATTGAAGGGATTAGCAGCACCCGTTTGTTGAGTGAAAACCCCCCCATTATTCTGCCAGTATTGGAGAGTGCCGTTCCAGTCCCCAATAATGGCATCCAAGTCCCCATCTTTGTCAAGATCCGCAAAACTGGGTTTAGCAGAGCCCCGTGCGTCTGTTCTTACAGCATCTAATGGATTTTGAGCACCTGTTTTTTCTTGAAAAGTAGTCATAGAGATTAATCCTTGATTACTGGTGATGGTTAATTGGGGACTGTGGACTGGGATATTTAGCCTGAGCCCGGTTAGAAAAGTATATCTTTAGAAGTATATCTTTAGGAATAGAGGATGGGGCATGGGTACACAATTGGTTACAAAATCACTTTGACGGGATGACACAATCATTTATTTATGTTAAAGAATCAGTTAAAAATAATGTTATAGTGATCGCCCTTGGCAGTTAAGATATGCTTGTTTTTATAGAGATAGTTATGGATTAGCTATTTTTAAGATTAGGTATCTAGCAATCCGCGCCTTCGAGACGGAGGTTGTAATAATTTACAACTGATATGAAACAGCCAGAAGTATTATCCCTATTCGTAATTCGTAATTCGTAATTCGTAATTCGTAATTCCCTGTTCCCTGTTCCCTGTTCCCTGTTCCCTTAAAATAAAGGGTGGTGTGATTCTCTGGGAGTATGGCAGGACATAGTAAGTGGGCGAATATTAAACGCCAAAAAGCAAGAGTGGATGCGGTTAAAGGTAAAGTATTCACTAGAATTTCGCGTGAAATTATCGTGGCGGCGCGTCAAGGGGCTGACCCCATGGGAAACTTCCAACTGCGAACCGCTATTGAAAAGGCAAAAGCCGCAGGTATTCCCAATGATAATATTGAACGAGCGATCGCCAAAGGTTCGGGTAAACTGGGAGCCGGAGCTTCTGAGTTAGAATCCATCCGTTATGAAGGGTATGGAGTCGGAGGAGTGGCGATTTTAATTGAAGGGCTCACCGATAACCGCAATCGTACCGCCGCCGATTTACGAGTAGCCTTTAGTAAAAATGGCGGTAACTTGGGGGAAACCGGATGTGTGAGTTGGATGTTTGACCAGAAAGGCGTTGTCACCTTAGCAGGGCCAATTGATGAAGAAAAACTCCTAGAAGCCTTGGTAGAAGGGGAAGCGGAATCCTATGAATTAACCCCGGTTAATGATACCGATGGGGCGGAAGTGTCTACCGCTATCCCGAATTTAGAACATTTAGCCCAGGTATTAAAAGCACAGGGATTTAACATTGTTGAAGCCGAATGGCGTTGGATTCCGAATAATATTATTGAAGTTGATGATGTGGAAAAAGCCAGATCTCTAATGAAATTAATGAATGCGTTAGATGATTTGGATGACGTGCAGAGTGTAACGGCAAATTTTGAAATGTCTGATACTTGTTATCAAGAACTTTATAACGAATGAAATGTGTTACTTCCCTAATGGTGGTTTTAGTTTGGCTTTTTCCCTGGGGTGCTAAGGGTTTGGCAAACCCAACCCTGACTGATTCTCCAAATTTAGAACCTTCATTAGTTCGTACTGATTTGGGTTCTAAGACTACAATGTTATTAAGCGTTTTTTCTGTCAATGCCATTGTGAAACTTCAGGGTTTAAATTTACCGCCTCCAAAAACCGTTGGGCAAACCACGATTCCCCTGCAATTGTTAGAAGGAAGTCAAGTGTTTACCCTGCAACTTTCAATTGGGGGAAAATCCGGTAGCTTTTTATTAGATACGGGTGCATCTACTACGATGATTACCACCGCCCTAGTTCAACAGTTAGGTTTGAAAGGGGAACCGATTTCTAATGAAGGATTAGATTATGCGGTGGCGGGGGATGATTGTCCGAATATGAATGCGATTTTGCATCATTTACCGCCGTTGGTGATTAATCAAGTTCGTGTAGAAGAATTGCAAGGATTAGAATTTTCGACTACTGTGATTCCAGAGGAGTTATATGGCGTTTTAGGAATGGATTTCTTAAGGAATTTTGATGTTAAAATTAATCCTAAAACTCATCAATTACAATTATTAAATCCTTCTTTATTACCGCCTGAATCTGTAGCAGAATCTATCCCCTTAAAAAGCCGTTTAGGGGTGATGTTAGCTGAAGTTGAAATTAATGGCAAGGGGCCGTTTACCTTTTTATTAGATACGGGAGCCGATACGATTTTTATCTCGGAACAGTTAGCCAATCAACTCAACTTAGGGGATGCAACTCGTCAAGAAATTCAAGTTCAGGGGTTTTGTGGTTTAGAAGATGCAGAACGTTCCCGCTTAGAACAAGTTTCTCTCCAAGGTTATCATCAAAATAATTTAGAAGTCGTTATTTTATCTTCTCCGGTTTTAGATCTATTACAAGTGGATGGGATTATTGGTCAAAGTTTCTTAAGTCAATATCAACAATATTGGCGATTTTCCCCGGCTAAATCTGGCGAATTTCAAGGTAGTTTATTATTAGTTCCCCTTCAATAAATTCTAAGCATTATTCTCCTATTATTGTAGGAGCAGTATTAAATTATTTCTGAATTTGTGTAACTTTACTCAAATTCCCTTCGGGTATAATTAACTGTAAGGGATAAACTTCGGCCTGGGTTAATACCTCAGAAATAATCGGTTTAACGAATTTAGTTCTTAAGGGTAATTGTTCAAGTTCCGTTAAGGTAAACCATTTCGCTCCTAAACTTTCATGATCCGGTTTACTTTTCGGTGGTGTATTTCCTTCAGGACGGGCTAAAAAAAACACGCCAATGCGGGATTGTCCGTTTGGTTGGGGAAGATGCTGAATTCTTAAAATCCCTTCCAGGATAATCGGAATTCCTGCTTCTTCCAGGGTTTCCCGTTTGGCGGCGGCGACAAAGGTTTCCCCAGGTTCGACTCGTCCGGCGGGAAAATACCAAGGACGATTCCCCATTACTTCCTGAATCAATAAAAAGCGGTTGTCCGAACGCACAACAACCACAACAAATAACCCTGTTGAGATCGGATGACGATACATAGACGAGCAGAGTGTGAAGTCAATCTTCTTTATTGTGCCTTCTCTTCTTGATTAACCGCAGGTTGATAATGGCGCAAACGATTATATGGATAGGGCTTCAGACGATTATTCAAAAATGTTAAAAAAAACTTAGTGAAAACCCTTGACAAATCCAGGGAGGATACTGCTAATATAAATAACTGTGAAGCAATGGGGCGTCGCCAAGCGGTAAGGCAGCGGGTTTTGGTCCCGCCATTCAGAGGTTCGAATCCTTTCGCCCCAGTTATAGCATTTTTTATATCCTAGATTTAGTTTGAGAGCCTTGGCTACCCTGGAACAAAACTGATTTAGTCTCTAATGGGGAATATCTGTTTGATTTTGGAGCAGCTTTTGAGTCATAGACGCTAATTTTTCTAAACTCGCTTCTAATTCTGTAGCCCGTCGTTTGGCGGTGAGTTTTCGCTTGAGGGCTTCCCGGGCTAAATCTTCTCGGTTACGTTTTAATGCCTCTATAGCCACTTGATTCCAAGAATTCATTTCGTTTAAGGCGTGTTTATATTGAGGGTGAATATCATCCCAAGTTACCCGAATTTCCGCTAAAGCCTGATTTAAAAGGTGATTGGCATCTTTTGGCGGTGTTCCCATGAACGCTTGTTTGAGAGGTTCAGATAAGGTGTCAACATTAATATAACGGAGAAGGGGAATAAAATTTTCCACCTGTTGACTTTTACTAACCCCGGTAACGCACCAAGTCGCAAAATGTTCACAATTATTAAACAGTAAATTATATTGTTTTTCACCTAAACGACTTTCGGCTCGTTGAATAACAGTATCGGGGATATAACGAATAGGATAGCGTCGCACATCAATTTTTTTCCCCTTAGAAAAGGTATCAATAGAAGTGCGTTCAATAATTTCACTGGGTTTACGATAATGAATAACCGTTCCATCCCCACAATCAATACCATGGTGTTCGTATAAACCCTCTAAGTTATAAAATTCTCGAAAAACATAGATTTGATCGCCTCTTGCCATTAGACTTTTCCAGGTTTCTCCACTGACTATTTATAGTTTAACGGTTTTGAGGCGAACGTCTAGGGCGGTTTTTTCACTGATTTTGGTTGAGAAAATTCATCACTTCAGTTTCGACCAAGGGAGGCGAGAATAAATATCCCTGTCCGAATTCACAGCCGAGTTGCTTTAACATTTCCTCTTGGTCTGAGGTTTCAATTCCTTCCGCAACCACTTCTAAGCTCAAACTATGAGCTAAGTTAATAATCGTTTTGGCAATCTCAAAATCCTTATTTCCAGCTTGGATATTTTGGACAAAAGATCGATCTATTTTTAAGGTATCTACAGGGAGTTGTTGTAAATAACTTAAAGACGAATAACCTGTACCAAAATCATCAATTAATAATCGAATTTTGAGAGCTTTTAATTGCCTCAATAATTCCGTTGTATGGGTAATGTTTTCCATGAGATTGCTTTCAGTAATTTCTAGCTTTAAGCTAAAGGCGGGCAGTTTTAAAGATTCTAAAACTCCTTTAACTTCTTGCAGTAAATGGGGATGTCGTAATTGAATTTCCGAAAGATTCACACTAACATATAACTCAGGAAATTGAGGTTTCCATTGTAATAAATGCTGACAAGCTTGGGAAAGAACCCATTGTCCCATTGAGACAATTAATCCGGCTTTTTCTGCTAAGTAAATTAACTGGGCTGGAGACACAAACCCCCGTTGGGGATGTGACCAACGCACTAAAGCTTCAAAACCGACAATTTTTTGAGTTTTCAAGGAAACAATCGGTTGATAATTTAAACTCAGTTGTTGGCGTTCAATAGCTCGTTGTAAATCGGCTTCTAATTGCAAATGTTCCGCCACAACTGTTGCCATAGAAGGCTCATAAAATACCGTTGCTCCTCGTCCTTTTTGTTTAGCATAATACATTGCAGTATCGGCAGCTTGGAGATAATCTTCAGGACGTTGGCTTTGCAATTTATCCAACACAATGCCAATACTGGTGGGGGATGAAATCGTTACCGTATCTAAGCGAAAGGGAAAATCTAAACTGGTATGAATCCGTTCAATTTTTTCGCTTAAAACTGTAGAATTAGCAATATCAGTCAATAAAATTGCAAATTCATCGGTTCCCACTCTGGCGACAACATCCCTCGGACTGACACAGGTTTGAAGTCGTTGGGCGACTGCGATTAAAAGTTGTTCAGCTAATAGATGACCAAAGCCATATTTAAGGGGTTTAAACCGATCAATATCGAAGGATAAAACGGCAAAATTTTTTAAGTCTTTTTGGGGATGTTGAAGGGCATATTGTAGCCTTTCTAATAATAAACTCCGGTTGGCTAATCCGGTGAGTAAATCATTAAAGGCATAGCGTTCAAGCTGGGCTTTCGTTTGCAATCGTTCTGTGACATCTTGAGCTAAAACGACTTCAGCAAATTTCTCTTTCCAGTTTATAGTATGGCCTGTTATTTCTACTGCCCTTAATGTGCCATCTTTTTTATGATGTCGCCAGATACCGACTCGATTGTATCCTATCTGAATTTTAGATAGACTTTCTAACAGTCGTGGAATATCTTCTGGCGGTCGAATATCTGTAATTTTCATGGACAGAAATTCTGTTTCTGAATAACCATAATGTTCTATGGCAGCTTCATTAACAGCCAGAAATTTCAGGGTTTTTAAGTCATACACCCACATGGGTTGGGGATGAGCAAAAAATAAAGTTCGATAGCGTTGTTCTGAGTCCTGTAAACGACGGGTTCCTAAACTTACAAAGAAGTATAAAAGAACACTGGTAATTAACAGGAAAATTCCGCCTTTCAGCGTTTGAATCTGAGTTAAAAATCGAGGGTTAGGAGAAAAAAAGGCAAGTAGTTGATCGGATAAAAAAATCCAAATACTACCGAGAAAGGCATAAAGACTAACCACTTGACGGGCTAGATTTTTTGATAAAAAGCGATCGCGTTTCACTGTAAAAATACAGTCTGACGACTGGTGCGGGCTGAAATATCCATGAATTAAAGTTTAAACTACATTGCTAAGTTTGCAGAAGGTGACTAAACGCGCTAAAGTCTTAATGGTTAGTCTTGGCTTGCATCTTCACAAAATTATGAGCGTTTCTCCTAGTGCATCTTCTGCACCCGCACAACCGAATAATTCCCTTCCCCCAAATGCAGACTATCGCCAAGTCGATTGGGAAAAGTTATCGGAAATGATGCAACGCTATATCGAAGTCAAGGAACAATATCCCCATGCCTTACTTTTATTTCGGGTGGGAGATTTTTTTGAGTGTTTTTTTCAAGATGCAATTACAATAGCGCAAGAATTGGAATTAGTGCAAACCACCAAACATGGGGGGAAAGAAATCGGGCGAGTTCCAATGACGGGTGTTCCCCATCATGCTGTCGAACGCTATGCAACTTTATTATTAGAAAAAGGCTATGCGGTGGCAATTTGTGATCAAGTTGAAGATGCGGAAATCGCAGCACGAGAAAAACGCCAAGTGCGTCGAGAAATTACTCGGATTTTAACCCCTGGAACTTTGACAGATGATGGAATGCTCAAAGGTCGTCAAAATAATTATTTAGCGGCTGTTGTCATTGCTGGAAATCATTGGGGATTAGCCTACTCTGATGTTTCAACGGGAGAATTTTTAACGACACAATCACAAAATTTAGAACAACTCACCCAGGAACTTATGCGGTTACAACCGTCGGAGATTTTAGTTCCCATTAATGCGCCAGATTTAGGGAAAATGTTGCGTCCGGGGGAAAAATCCGATCAGTTACCGGATTGTTTGCCCAACTGTTTTTGTTATTCTTTGCGATCGCAACTTCCCTTTAGTTT from the Planktothrix tepida PCC 9214 genome contains:
- a CDS encoding CHAT domain-containing protein — encoded protein: MKRIQRYRLLFLDILKHLGYLWTRNRVYKRMWRALPLVLLGLVVMELSTSGTGLAGLSVGRLSRAELAPTSGQLIASRVNWKTEVNQVEKEWESDYESYFSQNLTDSKLTAPDIAQILAQISQKTRTKPAVLWVVPEPEGLVLVLITPGKEPLGQIQSNIKPEQLRTGVINLYQELTNPRKLQSRSYLEPSQQLYNAIIKPIEAQLEAEKIDTLLFCLGAGLRTLPLGVLHDGERFLIEKYALTRIPAFNLMNLNYEPLKDALVLAMGASEFKNQNPLPAVPFELATIVNSDGMNGIIRLPIENPQNSGQWQGQSYLNQGFTVDHLKRLLSFSPYRIVHLATHAEFKPGKPGNSYIQFWDEQLKLDQMGQFNWKNPPIELLVLSACKTAVGDKDAELGFAGLAFQSGVKTALASLWYVSDTGTLALMSEFYQQLKTSSTKAKALQQTQIRMLKGDVRLQQGELFLSRGEISLPPEIVQPGIDNLSHPYYWAAFTLIGSPW
- a CDS encoding histidine phosphatase family protein, which translates into the protein MPQTIWIARHGNRIDFVNPAWFNTAERRYDPHLSEDGEIQAQQLANRLVGEGITQIIASPFLRTVQTANAVAERLDLSIKLDWGLGEWLNPDWMSFPETLPPEILAQKFPRIDLSYPVGVFQYPETWEACLKRTANTAKRLVTTFPQDDLLFVGHGASVLGTAMGLIPSLKENEMKATLCCLFKLVQNQNQWILELKGDTSHLTEAETVIRFN
- a CDS encoding IS5/IS1182 family transposase, coding for MSKLRDYLDKNPQQAKRLLGMEYEQMIELIQAAELLEEEKRQEKEKTKIRLIKAGGGRRQKLSVEEQILLTLIYLHQMPTFQMLGLQFEVSESTANDIFHNWIKILRELLPASLLEQVKKNESDWEWVEKILVEFELVVDSYEQPRERPTDNEEQKKYYSGKKKTHTFKNQVIVMPNGKEIVDVAVGYTGATSDLKLWRERSQELGNNQKYRGDKAYVGETAINTPYKKPRNQEMSAEKREENRLKAQQRIVVEHLIRLIKIYRVASERFRLKRQNYEAVILTVCGLIRWRIGAIVLPSKNCPEFF
- a CDS encoding FG-GAP repeat domain-containing protein, which translates into the protein MTTFQEKTGAQNPLDAVRTDARGSAKPSFADLDKDGDLDAIIGDWNGTLQYWQNNGGVFTQQTGAANPFNGIDVGNNAAPAFADIDKDGDLDAFIGSRLGSIEYFQNTNGSFTQQTGTANPFNGISVEESTPSFADIDKDGDLDAFVGSKSGAIEYFQNTNGSFTQQTGTANPFNGVFVGFNSVPSFADLDRDGDLDAFIGVGSGAIENFQNTNGSFTQILNRHLRKSPNALYRYFWNL
- a CDS encoding YebC/PmpR family DNA-binding transcriptional regulator: MAGHSKWANIKRQKARVDAVKGKVFTRISREIIVAARQGADPMGNFQLRTAIEKAKAAGIPNDNIERAIAKGSGKLGAGASELESIRYEGYGVGGVAILIEGLTDNRNRTAADLRVAFSKNGGNLGETGCVSWMFDQKGVVTLAGPIDEEKLLEALVEGEAESYELTPVNDTDGAEVSTAIPNLEHLAQVLKAQGFNIVEAEWRWIPNNIIEVDDVEKARSLMKLMNALDDLDDVQSVTANFEMSDTCYQELYNE
- a CDS encoding retropepsin-like aspartic protease, whose translation is MKCVTSLMVVLVWLFPWGAKGLANPTLTDSPNLEPSLVRTDLGSKTTMLLSVFSVNAIVKLQGLNLPPPKTVGQTTIPLQLLEGSQVFTLQLSIGGKSGSFLLDTGASTTMITTALVQQLGLKGEPISNEGLDYAVAGDDCPNMNAILHHLPPLVINQVRVEELQGLEFSTTVIPEELYGVLGMDFLRNFDVKINPKTHQLQLLNPSLLPPESVAESIPLKSRLGVMLAEVEINGKGPFTFLLDTGADTIFISEQLANQLNLGDATRQEIQVQGFCGLEDAERSRLEQVSLQGYHQNNLEVVILSSPVLDLLQVDGIIGQSFLSQYQQYWRFSPAKSGEFQGSLLLVPLQ
- a CDS encoding NUDIX hydrolase, producing the protein MYRHPISTGLFVVVVVRSDNRFLLIQEVMGNRPWYFPAGRVEPGETFVAAAKRETLEEAGIPIILEGILRIQHLPQPNGQSRIGVFFLARPEGNTPPKSKPDHESLGAKWFTLTELEQLPLRTKFVKPIISEVLTQAEVYPLQLIIPEGNLSKVTQIQK
- a CDS encoding lecithin retinol acyltransferase family protein, with product MARGDQIYVFREFYNLEGLYEHHGIDCGDGTVIHYRKPSEIIERTSIDTFSKGKKIDVRRYPIRYIPDTVIQRAESRLGEKQYNLLFNNCEHFATWCVTGVSKSQQVENFIPLLRYINVDTLSEPLKQAFMGTPPKDANHLLNQALAEIRVTWDDIHPQYKHALNEMNSWNQVAIEALKRNREDLAREALKRKLTAKRRATELEASLEKLASMTQKLLQNQTDIPH
- a CDS encoding putative bifunctional diguanylate cyclase/phosphodiesterase, coding for MKRDRFLSKNLARQVVSLYAFLGSIWIFLSDQLLAFFSPNPRFLTQIQTLKGGIFLLITSVLLYFFVSLGTRRLQDSEQRYRTLFFAHPQPMWVYDLKTLKFLAVNEAAIEHYGYSETEFLSMKITDIRPPEDIPRLLESLSKIQIGYNRVGIWRHHKKDGTLRAVEITGHTINWKEKFAEVVLAQDVTERLQTKAQLERYAFNDLLTGLANRSLLLERLQYALQHPQKDLKNFAVLSFDIDRFKPLKYGFGHLLAEQLLIAVAQRLQTCVSPRDVVARVGTDEFAILLTDIANSTVLSEKIERIHTSLDFPFRLDTVTISSPTSIGIVLDKLQSQRPEDYLQAADTAMYYAKQKGRGATVFYEPSMATVVAEHLQLEADLQRAIERQQLSLNYQPIVSLKTQKIVGFEALVRWSHPQRGFVSPAQLIYLAEKAGLIVSMGQWVLSQACQHLLQWKPQFPELYVSVNLSEIQLRHPHLLQEVKGVLESLKLPAFSLKLEITESNLMENITHTTELLRQLKALKIRLLIDDFGTGYSSLSYLQQLPVDTLKIDRSFVQNIQAGNKDFEIAKTIINLAHSLSLEVVAEGIETSDQEEMLKQLGCEFGQGYLFSPPLVETEVMNFLNQNQ